The following are encoded together in the Schistocerca americana isolate TAMUIC-IGC-003095 chromosome 6, iqSchAmer2.1, whole genome shotgun sequence genome:
- the LOC124619469 gene encoding 60S ribosomal protein L44 isoform X1, with protein sequence MVNVPKQRRTFCKKCKKHKQHKVTQYKKSKERQASQGRRRYDRKQQGFGGQTKPIFRKKAKTTKKIVLRMECTECKYRKQVPLKRCKHFELGGDKKRKGQMIQF encoded by the exons ATG GTTAACGTTCCGAAACAACGTAGGACGTTCTGCAAGAAATGCAAAAAGCATAAGCAGCACAAAGTAACTCAGTACAAGAAGTCTAAAGAAAGACAAGCGTCACAAGGACGACGCCGTTACGACAGAAAGCAGCAAGGTTTCGGAGGACAGACGAAACCCATATTCAGGAAAAAG GCGAAAACTACGAAGAAAATAGTTCTGAGAATGGAGTGTACAGAATGCAAATACAGGAAACAAGTTCCTTTAAAACGCTGCAAACATTTTGAACTTGGTGGTGACAAAAAGAGGAAG GGCCAAATGATCCAGTTCTGA
- the LOC124619991 gene encoding glutamic acid-rich protein — protein MNFSTDRFNFLYGLRQSSLRHQPITGLSSFKPAPSSFLNKASWKCVTRSTLRISPVKMSSKENNSEVAVDKVTENNEKAGGDAKSEVKGTKRPAESKGEDAKKQKKEENGEEDDVEDEEDVEGEEEEEEEELPEGEEELDEGEEEEEDEGEGEGEGEEDEEDA, from the exons ATGAATTTTAGTACTGACAGA TTCAATTTCTTATATGGACTTCGACAAAGTTCTTTGCGTCATCAACCAATCACCGGTTTATCGAGCTTCAAGCCCGCGCCATCTTCATTTTTGAACAAAGCCAGTTGGAAGTGCGTTACGCGAAGTACACTTCGAATCTCTCCGGTAAAGATGAGTTCTAAGGAAAATAACTCTGAAGTCGCTGTCGACAAAGTTACAGAAAACAACGAGAAGGCGGGAGGTGATGCAAAATCAGAAGTTAAAGGCACTAAGAGGCCAGCAGAG TCTAAAGGAGAAGAtgcgaaaaaacagaaaaaagaggAGAATGGCGAGGAGGATGACGTAGAGGATGAGGAAGATGTggaaggagaggaggaggaagaagaggaagaacttCCAGAAGGAGAGGAAGAATTAGATGAGGGAGAAG AAGAGGAAGAAGACGAGGGTGAAGGAGAAGGGGAAGGTGAAGAAGATGAAGAGGATGCATAA